In Plasmodium chabaudi chabaudi strain AS genome assembly, chromosome: 9, the following proteins share a genomic window:
- a CDS encoding aquaglyceroporin, putative, producing MKVTFGNEYVKNFLGEFIGTFVLMFLGEGTTANHFAVPIQNDWLRLCIGWGLGVFFGILVSAKLSGAHLNLAVTVGLSTIKKFNYKQIPLYFAGQLLGAFAATSSVYGLYYGFVSNGTIPQFVWETGKNANVNIASAFMHELILTGILLLVILAVTDENVCGKFHVLKVSSVVGLAIICIGISFGGNTGFALNPSRDLGARFLSAIAYGFEAFTRDSCYFWVPLVAPIVGSIIFCQLYDKVISPLIVITAHDNGALEI from the coding sequence atgaaagtaACATTTGGTAATGaatatgttaaaaattTCCTTGGGGAATTTATAGGAACATTTGTTTTAATGTTTCTCGGAGAAGGTACAACAGCTAATCATTTTGCTGTCCCAATTCAAAACGATTGGTTAAGATTATGTATTGGATGGGGATTAGGAGTATTTTTTGGAATTTTAGTATCAGCAAAATTAAGTGGTGCCCATTTAAATCTAGCTGTTACCGTCGGTTTATCAActatcaaaaaatttaactACAAGCAAATACCACTATATTTTGCAGGGCAACTACTTGGAGCTTTCGCAGCAACTTCCTCTGTATATGGGCTATACTATGGATTTGTTTCGAATGGAACTATCCCTCAATTTGTATGGGAAACtggaaaaaatgcaaatgtTAACATAGCAAGTGCTTTTATGCatgaattaatattaacagGCATATTACTTCTTGTAATATTAGCTGTTACAGATGAAAATGTGTGTGGAAAATTTCATGTTTTAAAAGTTAGTTCAGTTGTTGGATTAGCTATAATATGTATTGGTATAAGTTTTGGTGGTAACACTGGATTTGCTTTAAACCCTTCAAGAGATTTAGGTGCAAGATTTCTTTCTGCTATAGCATATGGATTTGAAGCCTTTACTCGAGACAGTTGCTATTTTTGGGTCCCATTAGTAGCACCAATTGTTGGTAGTATAATTTTCTGCcaattatatgataaagTAATTTCTCCATTAATTGTAATAACAGCACATGATAATGGTGCTttagaaatataa
- a CDS encoding pre-mRNA-splicing factor 38A, putative, translated as MANRTDINVIKTFGSNPQYLISNIIRNKIYDSPYWKEKCFALTSESIIDQAVSLKYVGGTYGGNRKPTRFLCLVLKLLQLQPDKDIIYEFIKNEEFIYLRALGIFYLRLVGKGIEIYKNIEPILFDYRKIRLRLQDGSFQKIYMDVFADNCLVFNNFLDVDFPALTKRIVLEENNLLEKINLDYYKELLDISSGNELFMNDKKNKISLYNKKSKREKSYDSNSSTSQSSELRYSKRKKKHRDDKKWYEKKKKRRTDYTDKDYHKKKSHSSSDDHSRSDSSKSYEHEKRRKKSKKHKKYEKKYSDDTDYEDKKRGKRKSEKKSKKEKKHKHEKSKNNLSDAPEKNSEEMSIERWNKIREELGLKPLK; from the exons ATGGCAAATCGTACTGATATTAATGTTATTAAAACATTTGGATCTAATCCACAATACTTAATTTCtaatattataagaaacaaaatatatgacaGTCCATACTGGAAGGAAAAATGCTTTGCTTTAACCT CCGAATCAATAATTGACCAAGCAGTGAGTCTAAAATATGTTGGAGGAACATATGGAGGGAATCGAAAACCAACCCGTTTTCTATGTTtagttttaaaattattacaacTACAACCTGATaaagatattatatatgaatttataaagAATGAAgaattcatttatttgaGAGCTTTaggtatattttatttacgaTTAGTTGGTAAAGGTAtagaaatttataaaaatatagaaccAATATTATTTGACTATAGAAAAATTAGATTAAGGTTACAAGATGGAtcatttcaaaaaatatatatggatGTATTTGCTGATAATTGTTtagtttttaataattttttggatGTTGATTTCCCAGCCTTAACTAAAAGAATTGTattagaagaaaataatttattagaaaaaatcaatttagattattataaagaaTTATTAGATATATCATCAGGAAATGAACTCTTTATgaatgacaaaaaaaataaaataagtctttacaataaaaaatcaaaaagaGAGAAAAGTTATGATAGCAATAGTTCTACTAGCCAAAGTTCAGAACTACGTTATTctaaacgaaaaaaaaaacatagagacgataaaaaatggtatgaaaaaaaaaagaaaagacgAACAGATTATACTGACAAAgattatcataaaaaaaaatcacacTCCTCTAGTGATGACCACTCTAGAAGTGATAGCTCAAAATCGTATGAACATGAGAAACgtcgaaaaaaaagtaaaaaacataaaaaatatgaaaaaaaatatagcgACGATACCGATTATGAAGATAAAAAACGCGGTAAAAGAAAGAGCGAAAAAAAGAgcaaaaaagagaaaaaacataaacatgaaaaaagcaaaaataatttatctgATGCTCCGGAGAAGAATAGCGAAGAAATGTCTATCGAGCGATGGAATAAAATACGAGAAGAACTTGGATTGAAGCCCCTTAAATAA
- a CDS encoding glycine cleavage system H protein, putative — translation MLLQNLRTLRKQVSCKRYNNLFYSKIGHKHFTTYYTKTHEYININEGENLKELKNKNIKCKIGISNYGTEKLGEIVYIDIINSINDYVKKGDCIATIESVKSVGDVYTPVSGKIIDINKKIVDNINLMNESSETDGWIMELLTNDINENEILSMSEYKKMCEEEEAKEEKERQQNEINCIEEKNKMKDLDGIKNGENK, via the coding sequence ATGctattacaaaatttaagaACTCTAAGAAAACAAGTATCCTGTAAGcgatataataatttgttctATTCGAAAATCGGGCATAAACATTTCACAAcatattatacaaaaactcatgaatacataaatataaatgaaggCGAAAACttaaaagaattaaaaaataaaaatataaaatgtaagATAGGAATAAGTAATTATGGGACTGAAAAGCTAGGAGAAATAGtttatatagatataataaatagcataaatgattatgtaaaaaaaggaGATTGCATAGCAACAATTGAAAGTGTTAAAAGTGTGGGTGATGTATATACTCCTGTTAGCGGTAAAATTAtcgatataaataaaaaaatagtagaTAACATTAATTTGATGAATGAAAGCTCTGAAACGGATGGATGGATTATGgaattattaacaaatgatataaacgaaaatgaaatattaagCATGtctgaatataaaaaaatgtgcgaagaagaagaagcaaaagaagaaaaagagagacaacaaaatgaaattaattgtatagaagaaaaaaataaaatgaaagatTTAGACGGCATTAAAAATGGTGAAAATAAGTAA
- a CDS encoding 50S ribosomal protein L2, putative: MNKRLVDGLKNSSLFRRYFSNLYSYNIKKNVPEYIDFETFFPKREIKPDVLSPFTMSKQQRLEKLLEDNPLVLYKGRVIKKLSCPKIKHSGRNDVGKITTRHRGGGHVQRLRFIDFKRSRKDIYSTVLRIEYDPTRSAHIALIQYEDGVLSYILAPLLLRPGDKVIASRYANIHPGNALPLKNIPVGSLIHNIEMRPGAGGQLIRAAGTYATVLSKDSLYATIKLKSTEIRKFPLECWATIGQVANLERHMRILGKAGVNRWLGKRPVVRGVAMNPSKHPHGGGTSKKHTKRPKCSLWGKCRDGFKTRSKKKPLGLIIRRNICGRLQKKYGVTA; encoded by the coding sequence ATGAATAAGAGACTAGTTGATggattaaaaaatagttcaTTGTTTAGAagatatttttcaaatttatattcttataatattaaaaagaatGTGCCAGAATATATTGATTTTGAAACTTTTTTCCCGAAAAGGGAAATAAAACCGGATGTACTATCCCCATTCACTATGTCAAAACAACAAAGacttgaaaaattattagagGATAATCCATTGGTATTATATAAAGGAagagtaataaaaaaattatcatgcccaaaaataaaacactCTGGAAGAAATGATGTAGGAAAAATTACAACACGTCATCGAGGTGGTGGGCATGTACAAAGATTAAGATTTATAGATTTTAAAAGATCAAgaaaagatatatatagtacAGTTTTAAGAATAGAATATGATCCAACAAGAAGTGCACATATAGCATTAATTCAATATGAAGATGGtgtattatcatatatattagctCCTTTGTTATTAAGACCAGGAGATAAAGTAATTGCAAGTAGATATGCAAATATTCATCCTGGAAATGCATTacctttaaaaaatatacccGTAGGAAGtttaatacataatattgAAATGCGACCAGGTGCGGGGGGACAATTAATTAGAGCAGCAGGTACATATGCCACTGTTTTAAGTAAAGATTCTTTATATGCaacaattaaattaaaatcaaCAGAAATTCGAAAATTCCCTTTAGAATGTTGGGCTACTATTGGTCAAGTAGCAAATTTAGAAAGGCATATGAGAATTTTAGGAAAAGCAGGAGTTAATAGATGGTTAGGCAAAAGACCTGTAGTTAGGGGTGTCGCTATGAATCCATCTAAACATCCACATGGTGGTGGAACTAGTAAAAAACATACTAAGCGACCAAAATGCTCTCTTTGGGGTAAATGCAGAGATGGTTTTAAAACTCGAAGCAAGAAAAAACCACTTGGATTAATTATTAgaagaaatatatgtgGTCGTTTACAGAAGAAATATGGAGTTACcgcataa
- a CDS encoding amino acid transporter, putative, which produces MHKKISQKENENGTNEFSHEKKKKKMNKWNSPYIKGSNDLKSYLYNMCINFSYSDIYQEYISRLSLNSYNNCDYDQIRRSSYISKNDFLKYYNFLLYDNNFELEEDNNDVDEFPFVLKKPNDSNDIEEVATYLIAQCDGDIKEDKEKYKERAYHKIKKLILNKYRNKNMLLTMSTDDNSDIADRLKKKKNSNDQTGKKQKSITNDYNLGKLNTHNKFYNNYELIRNEENNEKKYFPKGIKKSFFLLRDFFTDKNEISFMSNLNIYFLNYENVSKNEIKNVHNNHYFYMLNNLAESQNDPSVEMYYNFYNNLVRDKDGSDQTEGSSKMEDEEMTGEVRLDRIKYDEHIYGATKPEKLMKDNGISSKHTEINIRSANGPSNAEYYSVMPYEAKDEIGVQNESNGINEPSLTKAEHLSYRRRSIKRLCSEEIEIYFKKVIKNEIINFNQKRIDNKDKWNTLFSFMFSCIGASLSSHCYLDLSEIKTNFDFFLLILLIIICYILIGLPLLQIEFSLGQISQSSVVNAFSFLKKKYTGIGIITLIITFNVLSKNIYRSVDTVTVIRNSLKNPFPWQMNHCEKIQTEHVCIQDERCRWVAISSKSAVKKKVYKGIINLNAQNKIKKEYYIFPYLYAQNNPVLFNAQQMECKSIGILEGIYFFSKDICFCWKTIYLLSIMLVLYILLRIEEMICNKFLQYSFLFFITNCIFQMIQMYSKICLHPNGRSNIQNSMNTGDSDRSIFWGEENLLYININFIGKIISIVLISINCSTGINYTFSSYTNIGDNILLFSPYVIFGSFIGVIIHFGYYYLCISVILKYGNKYDSIELNNLLMGLKMLPINYNSFEDMFKKDKRVIKNKIIYFTALSKMALPNIMTFTYFLSSLLLLLISCSIHLKGIVLILKESKQFINYKKKILSIFIIIIYFFIILFIILFPICHNINLLIDSVISNYIYFFVVFLQLICVTWIYNFDSIKSLIRINILEYACLFFLFCSISLFIPVIIYLHSNPNKIVNYKFFYFSLLFFSFLIISFLFLSLFIVVWRNKGNTKFKTRLYFLYLFNIDIFRKKLNNILYGKKRTYNLGEKKTMFLYHPFQKLNITWCLIVKYLIPFFLIFIFSSNSICNIHDIFISNQHHEKSKIQPFLKSGKKYSNTSSNHLRINNNLKTGENTNLNDLINKEDKYANQNLMDKTNKKYKYNFGMLIQYIVSIILIIIICLFSVVPFINPKNLSTFVFPLTHIWNINDIQIKKKKPINYLYTRYIFFFEEILPCEKIMPFYVWKHIKKHIKNDSFITSLKRENENNPNINDKSFTNMNKDDYEKYILDLIGTTFKAL; this is translated from the coding sequence atgcataaaaaaatatcccAAAAAGAGAATGAAAATGGTACAAATGAATTTTcccatgaaaaaaaaaaaaaaaaaatgaataaatggAATTCACCATATATAAAAGGATCCAATGATTTAAAAagctatttatataacatgTGTATAAACTTTTCTTATAGTGATATTTATCaagaatatataagtaGATTAAGTTTGAATtcttataataattgtgATTATGACCAAATAAGAAGAAGTAGTTATATAtctaaaaatgattttttaaaatattataattttctattatatGATAACAATTTTGAATTAGAAGAAGACAATAATGATGTAGATGAATTtccttttgttttaaaaaaaccaAATGATTCGAATGATATTGAAGAAGTAGCAACTTATTTGATAGCACAATGTGATGGCGATATAAAAGAGGATAAAgagaaatataaagaaaggGCTTaccataaaataaaaaaattaatattaaataaatatagaaataaaaatatgttattaaCAATGAGTACAGATGATAATAGTGATATAGCAGAcagattaaaaaaaaaaaaaaattcaaatgaCCAAACAGGTAAAAAGCAAAAGAGCATTACAAACGATTATAATTTGGGAAAGCTAAATAcgcataataaattttataataattatgaactGATAagaaatgaagaaaataatgagaAAAAATACTTTCCCAAgggaattaaaaaatccttttttttacttcGTGACTTTTTTactgataaaaatgaaatttcttttatgtctaatttaaatatttactttttaaattatgaaaatgtttcaaaaaatgaaataaagaacgtacataataatcattatttttatatgttaaataatttgGCTGAGTCACAAAATGATCCCTCTGTTGAAATgtattacaatttttataacaacTTGGTGAGAGATAAAGATGGAAGTGATCAAACTGAAGGGTCCTCAAAAATGGAAGATGAAGAAATGACAGGGGAAGTGCGATTAGAcagaataaaatatgatgaaCATATTTACGGAGCGACTAAACCCGAGAAATTGATGAAAGACAATGGTATATCATCAAAGCATACGGAGATAAATATCAGGAGTGCGAATGGGCCTTCAAATGCAGAGTATTATTCCGTAATGCCTTATGAAGCGAAGGATGAAATCGGTGTGCAAAATGAAAGTAATGGTATAAACGAGCCCAGTTTGACAAAGGCAGAGCATCTAAGTTACAGACGGAGAAGCATAAAAAGGTTATGCTCTGAAgaaatagaaatatattttaaaaaagtaataaaaaatgaaataataaattttaatcaGAAACGAattgataataaagataaatgGAATAccttattttcatttatgttTTCATGTATTGGTGCCTCATTAAGTAGCCATTGTTATTTAGATTTATCTGagataaaaacaaattttgatttttttctacttattttacttattataatttgttatatACTTATTGGATTGCCATTATTACAAATCGAATTTTCACTTGGGCAAATATCACAATCCTCTGTAGTAAATGCTTTtagttttttaaaaaaaaaatatacaggCATTGGTATAATTactttaataataacatttaatgtattatcaaaaaatatatatagaagtGTAGATACCGTTACAGTAATTAGAAATTCATTAAAGAATCCTTTCCCTTGGCAAATGAATCATTgtgaaaaaatacaaacgGAGCATGTGTGTATTCAAGATGAAAGATGTAGATGGGTAGCAATATCTTCAAAGTCTgctgttaaaaaaaaagtttataaaggaataataaatttaaatgctcaaaataaaataaagaaagaatattatatatttccatatttatatgcacaGAATAATCCTGTACTTTTTAATGCACAACAAATGGAATGTAAATCAATAGGAATATTAGAAggcatttattttttttctaaagaTATATGCTTTTGTTGGAAaaccatatatttattatcaattatgttagtattatatattttattgagAATCGAAGAAATGATATGTaacaaatttttacaatattcctttttattttttataacaaattgtatttttcaaatgatACAAATGTATAGCAAAATTTGTCTACATCCAAATGGGAGGAGTAACATACAAAATAGTATGAACACTGGTGATAGTGATAGGAGTATATTTTGGGGAGAAGAAAATTtactttatataaatataaattttattggtaaaataataagcatTGTATTAATTTCTATTAATTGCTCTACAGGAAtaaattatacattttcATCCTATACAAACATAGgagataatatattattattttctccTTATGTTATATTCGGGTCTTTTATTGGTgtaataatacattttggatattattatttatgtatatctgttatattaaaatatggaaataaatatgatagtatagaattaaataatttacttATGGGCTTAAAGATGCTAccaattaattataattcgTTTGAAgatatgtttaaaaaagacaaaagagttataaaaaataaaataatatattttacagcTTTATCAAAAATGGCGTTACCAAATATTATGAcctttacatattttttgtcgtctttattattattacttataTCTTGTTCTATACATTTAAAAGGAAttgtattaattttaaaagagAGTAAgcaatttataaattataaaaaaaaaattcttagtatatttataattattatatatttttttattattttgtttattattttatttccaatttgccataatattaatttattaatagaCAGCGTTAtatcaaattatatttatttttttgtagttTTTTTACAACTAATATGTGTAACATGGatatacaattttgatAGCATAAAAAGTTTGATAAGGATAAACATATTAGAATATGcttgtcttttttttttgttttgttcTATATCTTTGTTTATTCctgttattatatatttgcataGTAATCCAAATAAGATTGTTAATTataagtttttttatttttcacttttgtttttttcctttttaattatatcatttttatttcttagCCTTTTTATTGTTGTGTGGAGAAATAAGGGGAATACAAAATTCAAGACAagactatattttttatacttatttaatattgacatatttagaaaaaaattaaataatatattatatggaaaaaaacgTACTTATAATTTGGGagaaaaaaagacaatGTTTTTATACCATCCTTTTCAAAAACTTAATATTACATGGTGTTTAAtagttaaatatttaattccgttttttttaatttttattttttcatcaaattcgatatgtaatattcatgatatttttatttctaatCAACATCATGAAAAGAGCAAAATCCAACCTTTTCTAAAAtctggaaaaaaatattcaaacaCATCATCAAACCATTTacgaataaataataatttaaaaactgGAGAGAATACCAATTTAAATGATCTTATAAATAAGGAAGATAAATATGCTAACCAAAACTTAATGGATAAgacaaacaaaaaatataaatacaactTCGGGATGcttatacaatatatagtatcaataatattgataataattatatgcttattttCAGTAGTCCCTTTTATAAACCCTAAAAATTTGTCGACATTTGTTTTTCCCTTAACACACATATGGAATATTAATgatattcaaataaaaaaaaaaaaacctataaattatttatatacaagatatatattttttttcgaagAAATTTTGCCTTGTGAAAAGATTATGCCGTTTTATGTTTggaaacatataaaaaaacatatcaAAAATGATAGTTTTATAACATCATTAAAAcgagaaaatgaaaataatcctaatattaatgataaaagTTTTACTAACATGAATAAAGAcgattatgaaaaatatatattagacTTAATCGGAACGACCTTCAAGGCATTATGA